In Ananas comosus cultivar F153 linkage group 10, ASM154086v1, whole genome shotgun sequence, the following proteins share a genomic window:
- the LOC109716108 gene encoding putative disease resistance protein At3g14460, whose product MSGVEVPIILAAVGWVASPLVKKLLEEGFDSLGINAEKKLRKLRHTVLPVLKSVIAKAEDSPHRSEVEGWLQRLKDAYDDAEDALDLLNYDRLKRKAAAAARSSSKRPTNPVRSSFFHIPKRVKWVIKGGRDMLSPRKIKLKVRLKKLKKIAGEAKELSTLLGAQPETADSRQTISVPPPKVFGRDEDRDEIIRRLKIEPAAGVPIPIIAIVGRPGVGKTTLAQYVCKQLRSELTDGQHFDPIMWVYASRNFNASKIMKDIIQQASLASKPQEDLGDADVAVLSNLDAVVAGNLSSTEALRLKMNEKLNGKKFLLVIDDVWCDGEDHKKNWDTLFRCLSECCCLRGSKILVTSQTNDAPRNSTVAPNGAVPVEYVRHLEDLAENDFSDLFIHYALWQFDSHLREDLKEKCRTIAEKLNKDPTAAKMVGETIATKLADLLRSQGNLHAYLEMIADKDWSGDKTKALMWSFRHLPAHLQRCFSYCRLYPRGYKFKALELVQLWMAQGFIKPGDPNERVEDAGDGYLNDLVSRFYIQRHNRFRRSSGTGKPVFYYTLHELLYDLAEKVTRSYCVRIEGNRQSEIPSTIRHLCIPADKMNEKKEEICKLKKLRTLIVAKGESVVSDENVATDIFKSLKKLRVLLVLGLNLENLAKFISEMKHLRILQVSGGTSEFVLPELVSTLYQLQVLEVENASSLPARLTDLVGLRYLRPSVIAEISKLTSLQGLENFQVRKEKGYELEQLKNLNELRGHLRIDNLENVESEESAIAADLKEKKHLDSLQLVWRDGEDNVSSNLDVKILEGLQLPPNLTGLHLDGYRGQSWPSWPENQTSNIQELALRRCGMLEELPPMDQLYPYCRSLELWDLSRLEALHTLPPRLQEFTIIRAPFLTFVTKEDLQMSPADKRSIIKVMRERMPKWFPHKYFQQSLDDSEREMRNLIAPTNGSDSDEASSRGHNKSVPATDADITAVQERWLEMHERKTELIYSRPNEAKLLLPSTITRLRLKGCNITNHAFSVCLQQNLPSLMRLLLADLKMITRLPSADVLANLKSLQTLGLTNCWALTSLGGIRSLPRLVNLLLIRCPCLDIETAVLPSSLRYIRFESCADVDAILANANLPHLSRLTITQCRTRAASLQFRNLRSLHSLSILDCSGVSFSVDLKELHSLENLILQNCSNLEAVMNLPRSLKSLVIHGCPILEESIEIDPLTGRRMLNGIPVEDSFEHAL is encoded by the coding sequence ATGTCGGGAGTAGAAGTGCCGATCATATTAGCAGCGGTGGGATGGGTGGCGTCTCCCCTCGTGAAGAAGCTGCTCGAGGAAGGCTTCGACAGCCTAGGCATCAACGCGGAGAAGAAGCTGCGGAAGCTGAGGCACACCGTCCTCCCGGTGCTGAAATCGGTGATCGCGAAAGCGGAAGACAGCCCGCACCGGAGCGAGGTGGAGGGCTGGCTGCAGAGGCTGAAAGACGCTTACGACGACGCGGAGGACGCGCTGGACCTCCTCAACTACGACCGCCTCAAACGCAAGGCTGCGGCAGCCGCAAGGAGCAGTAGTAAGAGGCCAACTAATCCGGTACGTTCTTCCTTTTTTCACATTCCAAAACGTGTGAAATGGGTGATAAAAGGCGGCCGGGACATGCTGTCGCCTCGAAAGATCAAGCTGAAGGTAAGGCTGAAGAAGCTGAAAAAGATCGCCGGCGAAGCCAAGGAACTCAGCACTTTGTTAGGCGCCCAGCCTGAGACAGCAGACAGCAGGCAGACCATCTCAGTGCCTCCACCGAAAGTGTTCGGCCGCGACGAAGATCGTGATGAAATCATTCGGCGTTTGAAGATAGAACCTGCAGCAGGCGTACCTATACCTATAATTGCCATAGTCGGTCGCCCGGGGGTCGGGAAGACTACTCTTGCACAGTACGTTTGTAAGCAGTTGAGGAGCGAATTAACTGACGGACAACATTTTGATCCCATCATGTGGGTCTACGCATCTCGCAACTTCAACGCATCCAAAATTATGAAAGACATCATACAACAAGCTTCTCTCGCAAGCAAGCCTCAAGAAGATCTTGGTGACGCTGATGTAGCCGTCCTTTCCAATCTCGACGCTGTGGTCGCTGGCAACCTTAGCTCGACTGAAGCGCTACGACTGAAAATGAACGAAAAGCTGAACGGGAAGAAGTTCCTGCTCGTGATAGATGATGTTTGGTGCGACGGAGAAGACCACAAGAAGAATTGGGATACACTATTCAGATGTTTAAGCGAATGCTGCTGTTTGCGGGGGAGCAAGATTTTGGTTACATCTCAAACGAATGATGCGCCGAGAAATAGTACTGTTGCTCCTAACGGTGCTGTTCCTGTAGAATACGTTCGTCATTTGGAAGATTTAGCAGAGAATGATTTCTCAGATCTTTTCATTCACTATGCATTGTGGCAATTCGATTCTCACTTAAGAGAAGATTTAAAAGAGAAATGCAGGACAATCGCGGAGAAGCTGAACAAGGACCCTACGGCGGCCAAGATGGTTGGCGAGACAATCGCTACGAAGCTGGCCGATCTCCTTCGTTCGCAAGGTAATTTGCATGCATATTTAGAAATGATCGCAGACAAGGACTGGTCCGGCGACAAAACCAAAGCGCTGATGTGGAGTTTTCGGCATTTGCCGGCACATCTTCAGCGTTGCTTCTCGTACTGTCGCCTGTATCCTAGAGGCTACAAGTTCAAAGCTTTAGAACTGGTTCAGCTCTGGATGGCGCAAGGTTTTATCAAGCCGGGTGATCCGAATGAGAGGGTGGAGGATGCAGGCGACGGTTACCTGAATGATTTGGTGTCCAGATTCTACATTCAGCGTCATAACAGATTCCGCCGCTCCTCTGGGACAGGAAAGCCTGTCTTCTACTACACGTTGCATGAATTGCTGTATGATCTAGCAGAAAAGGTTACTCGCAGTTATTGTGTTAGAATAGAAGGTAATCGTCAGAGCGAGATCCCGTCGACTATTCGCCATCTGTGCATACCGGCTGACAAAATGAATGAGAAGAAGGAGGAAATTTGCAAACTGAAGAAACTTCGCACCCTAATCGTCGCGAAAGGAGAAAGCGTCGTCTCAGACGAAAATGTTGCGACCGACATCTTCAAGAGCTTAAAAAAGTTGCGCGTGCTGCTGGTTTTGggattaaatttagaaaatttggcAAAGTTTATAAGCGAAATGAAGCACCTTCGGATCCTGCAAGTTTCGGGAGGCACTAGCGAGTTCGTGTTGCCGGAGTTGGTGTCCACTCTGTATCAGCTTCAGGTGTTGGAAGTAGAAAACGCTAGCTCGCTTCCTGCACGCCTTACCGACTTGGTCGGCTTGCGGTATCTACGGCCTTCTGTCATAGCCGAGATCAGCAAGTTAACTTCCTTGCAAGGCCTAGAGAATTTTCAGGTGAGAAAGGAAAAAGGATATGAACTGGAGCAACTAAAGAACTTGAACGAACTTCGAGGACACCTGCGCATTGATAATCTTGAGAATGTTGAGAGCGAGGAGAGCGCCATTGCCGCCgatttgaaagaaaagaagcatCTTGATTCACTCCAGTTGGTATGGCGCGACGGCGAGGACAACGTAAGTTCTAATTTGGATGTTAAAATTCTTGAGGGTCTCCAATTGCCTCCCAATCTTACCGGCCTTCATCTAGACGGGTATCGAGGACAGTCGTGGCCGTCTTGGCCCGAAAATCAAACATCCAACATTCAAGAACTTGCGCTGAGGAGGTGTGGAATGCTCGAAGAGCTCCCACCTATGGACCAGCTTTACCCTTATTGCAGATCACTTGAGCTCTGGGATCTTTCTAGACTTGAAGCGTTACACACCCTTCCTCCGAGACTTCAAGAATTCACAATAATTCGTGCGCCATTTCTCACCTTTGTAACAAAGGAAGACCTACAGATGAGCCCAGCCGACAAAAGATCCATAATAAAGGTCATGAGGGAAAGGATGCCGAAATGGTTCCCACACAAATATTTTCAACAGTCTTTAGACGACAGTGAAAGAGAAATGAGGAATCTCATAGCCCCAACGAATGGCTCCGACAGTGATGAAGCTAGCTCTCGAGGGCATAATAAGAGTGTGCCTGCCACGGATGCAGATATTACAGCTGTCCAGGAGAGATGGTTGGAGATGCACGAGCGAAAAACGGAGTTGATTTACAGCAGACCAAATGAGGCCAAATTGCTTCTGCCCTCCACCATTACTAGGCTCCGGCTGAAGGGATGCAACATTACCAACCACGCATTCTCGGTATGCCTACAACAAAACCTCCCCTCCCTTATGCGGCTGTTGTTAGCAGATCTCAAAATGATAACCCGTCTACCGTCTGCGGACGTCCTTGCCAACCTAAAATCACTCCAAACTTTAGGTCTGACCAACTGCTGGGCTCTCACTTCGCTGGGTGGTATAAGATCCCTCCCCCGTCTCGTAAATCTCCTTCTAATCAGATGCCCCTGCTTGGACATTGAAACTGCTGTGCTGCCGTCCTCGTTGCGGTATATCCGTTTTGAGTCTTGTGCAGATGTAGATGCAATCCTAGCCAATGCGAATTTGCCACATCTATCTCGTCTTACGATTACTCAATGTCGTACGCGAGCGGCATCGTTACAGTTTCGCAACCTCCGATCTCTCCACTCCTTGAGTATCCTGGATTGTTCTGGCGTCTCATTCTCGGTGGATTTGAAGGAACTGCACTCTCTAGAAAATCTCATTCTGCAGAACTGCTCGAATCTGGAGGCAGTGATGAATTTGCCCAGGTCACTCAAGAGTTTAGTAATACACGGATGTCCGATTTTAGAGGAATCCATAGAAATTGACCCCCTTACGGGCAGGCGTATGCTCAACGGCATCCCTGTAGAAGATAGCTTCGAACATGCTCTGTAA